In Silene latifolia isolate original U9 population chromosome 3, ASM4854445v1, whole genome shotgun sequence, a single window of DNA contains:
- the LOC141647525 gene encoding chlorophyll a-b binding protein 6, chloroplastic, translating to MASNALMSCGIAAVFPSSLSSSKSKFAASVPLANVSCKATSRFTMSAEWMPGEPRPPYLDGSAPGDFGFDPLGLGSVPENLERFKESELIHCRWAMLAVPGILVPEALGLGNWVKAQEWAALPGGQATYLGNPVPWGNLPTILAIEFLAIAFVEHQRSMEKDPEKKKYPGGAFDPLGYSKDPKKLQELKVKEIKNGRLALLAFVGFCVQQSAYPGTGPLENLATHLADPWHNNIGDIVIPGAH from the exons ATGGCCTCTAACGCTTTAATGAGCTGCGGTATAGCGGCTGTGTTTCCCTCGTCACTTTCATCTTCCAAGTCTAAGTTTGCGGCCTCAGTTCCGTTGGCTAATGTTTCATGTAAAGCTACTTCGCGGTTCACTATGTCCGCCGAGTGGATGCCTGGTGAGCCTCGCCCACCATACCTCGACGGCTCTGCTCCCGG TGACTTTGGATTTGACCCTCTTGGACTTGGGTCTGTGCCGGAAAATCTAGAAAGGTTTAAGGAATCAGAGCTCATCCACTGCAGATGGGCAATGCTTGCTGTT CCCGGAATTCTAGTACCGGAAGCCTTAGGGTTAGGAAACTGGGTGAAAGCACAAGAATGGGCAGCATTACCGGGAGGTCAAGCTACTTACCTAGGCAACCCTGTTCCATGGGGAAATCTGCCTACCATTTTGGCTATTGAATTCCTGGCCATCGCCTTTGTCGAGCACCAACGTAGCATGGAGAAAGACCCTGAAAAGAAGAAGTACCCTGGTGGTGCTTTTGACCCCTTGGGTTACTCTAAAGACCCTAAGAAACTCCAGGAATTGAAGGTCAAGGAGATCAAGAATG GTCGTCTTGCTCTATTGGCTTTTGTGGGTTTCTGCGTTCAACAATCAGCATATCCGGGAACCGGTCCACTAGAAAACTTGGCAACTCACTTGGCTGATCCATGGCACAACAACATTGGTGACATTGTTATTCCTGGAGCACATTAA